One Nitrospira sp. DNA window includes the following coding sequences:
- a CDS encoding Respiratory nitrate reductase alpha chain: MSHFLDRLLFFRETLGTFSGKHGVVRREDRTWENAYRDRWNHDKVVRSTHGVNCTGSCSWKIYVKNGLITWETQQTDYPRTRADLPNHEPRGCPRGASYSWYVYSAQRIKHPLVRARLMALWREARKTLPPVEAWASIVEDTHKRERYTSVRGQGGFVRATWDEVTELIAAANVYTIQRYGPDRIAGFSPIPAMSMVSFAAGSRYLSLIGGVIPSFYDWYADLPPSSPQVWGEQTDVCEAADWYNSSYIVVWGSNIPQTRTPDAHFYTAARYKGAKTVAVAPDFAEYVKFADLWLAPRRGTDAALAMALGHVILKEFHLSACSPYFLDYCRQYSDMPMLVFLRPAGDGYEPGRFVRASDFDGQLGETNNPEWKTVVIDEATGHLCVPHGSIGFRWHEKGRWNLDLIDASSGRRIAAAMSVLPQAEEFVPVTFPYFSDDHPPVLRRLVPARRLSTVHGDRFVVTAYDLLLAGYGLDRGLGDDQAAQDYDQDIPYTPAWAEKHTGVRRHQIIRLAREFAENAEKTRGRSLIIVGNGINQWYHTDMIYRAIINVLVMCGCVGRSGGGWAHYVGQEKVRPLAGWTTVAFALDWVRPPRHMNGTSFFYAHTDQWRYESLRPAETLSPTAKDDPDADAAHLIDWNVRAERRGWLPSAPQLSRNPLDVVSEAEAAGTHPIAHTVEQLRTGKIAMASEDPDHPRNFIRNLFVWRSNLVGSSAKGHEYFLKHLLGAAHGVLAPDLKEQEAPLPREVVWRDEAPSGKLDLLVTLDFRMSSTCLYSDVVLPSATWYEKDDLNTSDMHPFIHPLCEAVNPLWESKADWDIYKEIARKFSELAGPILGTRKDLVLTPLLHDTPSELGQPTSADDWKRGDCEAIPGKTMPNMTVVTRSYGETYNRFIGLGPLTRDLGTGAKGIVWDSKEEVEALGQVNGETRLDNREPYPKLETARQAAQAILTLAPETNGHVSVKAWDALSQRTGRSHKHLAEGRAEERVTFDDLVAQPRKVISSPTWSGIESEKISYTGSYTNVQELIPWRTLTGRQQLYQDHPWMRLFGEQVCVYKPPVDTRSVEALRRHMKNGNENFLVVSWITPHQKWGIHTTYSETSPMLTLSRGGPIVWLAEAEAREAGIRDNDWIEVVNANGALVARAILSQRIPRGVAMMYHAQDKIINMPLAPATGRRGGIHNSLTRIIMKPTHMIGGYAHLAYGYNYYGTVGTNRDEMVVVRKLERVTWDADPVATKR, translated from the coding sequence ATGAGTCATTTCCTCGATCGCCTCCTGTTTTTCCGTGAAACCCTCGGCACGTTTTCAGGGAAACACGGGGTCGTCAGGCGGGAAGATCGCACCTGGGAGAACGCCTATCGCGATCGCTGGAATCATGACAAGGTGGTGCGTTCCACCCATGGAGTTAACTGTACCGGCTCATGTAGTTGGAAAATCTATGTGAAGAACGGATTGATCACATGGGAGACGCAACAGACGGACTATCCTCGGACGCGCGCCGACCTGCCGAATCATGAACCTCGCGGATGTCCCAGGGGGGCGAGCTATTCCTGGTATGTCTATAGCGCACAACGCATCAAACACCCGTTGGTGCGGGCACGCTTGATGGCGTTGTGGCGAGAAGCTCGGAAGACGTTACCGCCTGTCGAGGCGTGGGCATCGATCGTCGAAGACACGCACAAACGTGAGCGCTACACCTCGGTGCGAGGGCAGGGAGGCTTCGTGCGCGCGACGTGGGACGAGGTCACGGAGCTGATCGCAGCGGCCAATGTCTATACGATCCAGCGGTACGGTCCGGACCGCATCGCCGGGTTTTCTCCCATCCCGGCAATGTCGATGGTGAGTTTTGCGGCAGGCAGCCGGTACCTGTCGTTGATCGGAGGCGTCATCCCGTCGTTTTATGATTGGTATGCCGACTTGCCGCCGTCCTCGCCGCAGGTCTGGGGCGAGCAGACCGACGTGTGCGAGGCCGCCGATTGGTACAACTCCTCTTACATTGTTGTCTGGGGATCGAACATTCCGCAGACTCGGACCCCCGATGCACATTTCTACACGGCTGCGCGATACAAAGGCGCCAAAACCGTCGCCGTGGCTCCGGACTTTGCGGAATACGTCAAGTTCGCGGATCTCTGGCTGGCGCCCCGGCGAGGTACGGATGCCGCGCTGGCCATGGCGCTCGGCCATGTCATCCTGAAGGAGTTTCATCTGTCCGCTTGCAGTCCCTACTTCTTGGATTATTGCCGCCAGTACAGCGACATGCCCATGTTGGTCTTCCTGCGCCCCGCTGGCGACGGATATGAACCGGGCCGTTTTGTCCGGGCATCCGACTTCGATGGGCAACTGGGCGAAACCAATAATCCGGAATGGAAGACCGTGGTCATTGACGAGGCCACCGGCCATCTGTGCGTCCCTCACGGCAGTATCGGCTTTCGGTGGCACGAGAAAGGACGCTGGAATCTCGATCTGATCGATGCGTCGAGCGGGCGCAGGATCGCAGCCGCGATGAGCGTGCTCCCGCAAGCTGAGGAGTTCGTGCCGGTTACCTTTCCCTATTTTTCAGACGATCACCCACCGGTCCTGCGCCGCCTGGTTCCAGCCCGACGGCTCAGCACCGTCCACGGCGACAGGTTCGTGGTGACCGCCTATGATCTCCTGCTGGCCGGTTACGGCCTCGATCGAGGGCTTGGAGATGATCAGGCGGCGCAGGACTACGATCAGGACATTCCCTATACGCCGGCATGGGCCGAAAAACATACGGGTGTCCGTCGCCATCAGATCATTCGTCTCGCCCGTGAGTTCGCAGAGAATGCTGAAAAGACACGAGGCCGCTCGTTGATCATTGTCGGAAACGGGATCAACCAGTGGTACCACACCGACATGATCTACCGGGCGATCATCAACGTCCTGGTCATGTGCGGATGCGTCGGGCGATCAGGCGGGGGGTGGGCTCATTATGTTGGGCAAGAAAAAGTGCGGCCGCTCGCCGGCTGGACGACCGTGGCGTTTGCGCTCGACTGGGTCCGCCCACCGCGGCACATGAACGGCACCTCCTTCTTTTACGCCCACACCGATCAGTGGCGGTATGAAAGCCTGCGGCCAGCCGAAACGCTCTCGCCGACGGCCAAAGACGATCCGGATGCCGATGCGGCCCACCTCATTGATTGGAACGTGCGGGCCGAACGGAGAGGCTGGCTTCCTTCCGCGCCTCAACTCAGTAGAAATCCCCTCGATGTGGTGAGTGAAGCGGAAGCGGCGGGGACACACCCGATCGCGCACACCGTCGAACAGCTTAGAACCGGCAAGATCGCGATGGCTTCGGAAGATCCCGATCACCCCAGGAATTTCATCCGGAACCTGTTCGTCTGGCGTTCCAACTTGGTTGGCTCCAGCGCCAAGGGTCACGAATACTTTTTGAAGCACCTGCTCGGCGCCGCCCACGGCGTCCTCGCTCCCGATCTCAAGGAACAGGAAGCACCGCTCCCGCGCGAGGTGGTCTGGCGGGATGAGGCTCCCTCGGGAAAGCTCGACCTACTGGTGACGCTCGATTTTCGCATGTCTTCGACCTGCCTCTACTCCGATGTCGTGCTGCCCAGCGCGACCTGGTATGAAAAGGACGATCTGAACACGTCGGACATGCACCCCTTCATCCACCCGTTGTGCGAGGCCGTGAATCCCCTCTGGGAGAGCAAGGCTGATTGGGACATATATAAAGAGATCGCTCGGAAGTTCTCCGAACTTGCCGGACCTATCCTGGGCACGCGGAAAGATCTCGTCTTAACGCCTCTGTTGCACGATACACCAAGTGAACTCGGTCAGCCGACGTCGGCCGATGACTGGAAGCGCGGCGATTGTGAGGCCATCCCAGGCAAGACGATGCCGAACATGACCGTGGTCACGCGATCCTATGGCGAAACGTACAATCGATTCATCGGGCTCGGGCCGCTGACGCGAGACCTTGGAACCGGGGCGAAGGGCATCGTGTGGGACAGTAAAGAAGAAGTTGAAGCGCTGGGCCAGGTCAACGGCGAGACGCGACTGGACAATCGAGAGCCCTATCCGAAGCTGGAAACGGCGCGGCAGGCGGCGCAAGCCATTTTGACACTCGCGCCGGAGACGAACGGTCACGTCTCGGTCAAGGCCTGGGACGCCCTCTCACAGCGGACCGGCCGATCCCACAAGCATCTGGCCGAAGGACGAGCCGAAGAGAGGGTCACCTTCGATGACCTGGTTGCGCAGCCCAGAAAGGTCATCTCCTCGCCCACTTGGAGCGGCATCGAGTCGGAAAAGATCTCCTACACCGGGAGCTATACCAACGTCCAGGAGCTGATCCCCTGGCGGACACTGACGGGACGCCAACAACTGTACCAGGATCATCCGTGGATGCGCCTCTTCGGCGAGCAGGTCTGCGTCTACAAGCCGCCCGTGGATACTCGATCCGTTGAAGCGCTTCGTCGTCACATGAAAAACGGCAATGAAAACTTCCTCGTCGTCAGTTGGATCACCCCTCACCAGAAGTGGGGAATCCATACGACCTACAGCGAGACGAGTCCGATGCTCACCTTGTCCCGAGGTGGTCCGATCGTCTGGCTGGCGGAGGCGGAAGCCAGAGAAGCGGGTATCCGGGATAACGATTGGATCGAGGTCGTCAATGCCAATGGCGCATTGGTGGCGCGGGCAATTCTCAGCCAGCGGATACCGCGGGGAGTGGCGATGATGTACCACGCGCAGGACAAGATCATCAACATGCCGCTGGCTCCGGCCACGGGCCGGCGCGGAGGCATTCACAACAGCCTGACAAGGATCATCATGAAACCGACTCACATGATCGGTGGGTATGCGCACCTGGCCTATGGCTATAACTACTATGGAACGGTCGGGACCAACCGGGACGAGATGGTCGTGGTGCGGAAGCTCGAACGTGTCACATGGGACGCCGATCCCGTTGCGACCAAGCGCTAG
- a CDS encoding Respiratory nitrate reductase beta chain: MKVRAQVAMVMNLDKCIGCHTCSITCKNVWTSREGVEYVWFNNVETKPGVGYPREWENQERWNGGWQRKDNGTIAPKQGARWRILTNIFSNPNLPQLDDYYEPFTFDYDTLQRAPEGPTVPTARPISIITGEVKDKIEGGPNWEDDLGGESAERLKDVNVDGIDPDLLASFENTFLFYLPRLCEHCLNPTCVASCPSGSIYKREEDGIVLVDQDKCRGWRMCVSGCPYKKIYYNWHTGKAEKCTFCYPRIESGQPTICSETCVGRLRYLGVILYDADRIEQSASVEQEQDLYEAQLSLFLDPKDPIVQAQAKQNGIPDNWLEAAKRSPVYKMAVEWRLAFPLHPEYRTLPMVWYIPPLSPAAGSAQTASPESDGLPDTSSLRIPVRYLAHLLTAGKEEPIVRALDRLLAMRRYMRRKDMGDDAVVSLPQQVGLSEAQIEEMYRYLAIADYKDRYVIPTSHQEAVSHSFDDQGSCGFSADSRFSEGVTSPSVFAGKERSNAQFISVNEIRRGHHRP, encoded by the coding sequence ATGAAAGTCCGAGCGCAGGTGGCCATGGTCATGAACCTTGATAAATGCATCGGCTGTCACACCTGCTCCATTACCTGCAAGAACGTGTGGACGTCACGTGAAGGCGTGGAATACGTCTGGTTCAACAATGTCGAGACCAAGCCGGGCGTCGGCTATCCCCGTGAATGGGAAAACCAGGAACGCTGGAACGGCGGTTGGCAACGCAAGGACAACGGCACGATCGCGCCGAAACAGGGCGCTCGCTGGCGAATCCTGACCAACATTTTCTCGAACCCCAACTTGCCGCAGCTCGACGATTATTACGAGCCATTTACGTTCGACTACGACACACTCCAGCGCGCACCGGAAGGACCGACGGTGCCCACCGCCCGGCCAATCTCCATCATCACCGGGGAAGTCAAAGACAAGATCGAGGGGGGACCGAATTGGGAGGACGATCTTGGCGGCGAGTCAGCGGAGCGCTTGAAGGACGTCAATGTCGATGGGATTGATCCGGATCTCCTGGCTTCATTCGAAAACACCTTTCTGTTCTACCTCCCGCGGCTCTGCGAACACTGTTTGAATCCCACCTGCGTTGCGTCCTGTCCGTCCGGTTCGATCTATAAACGCGAAGAAGACGGCATTGTGCTGGTGGACCAGGATAAGTGTCGTGGCTGGCGGATGTGCGTCAGCGGGTGTCCCTATAAGAAGATTTATTATAATTGGCACACAGGCAAGGCCGAAAAATGCACCTTTTGTTATCCGCGCATCGAATCCGGCCAGCCGACCATTTGTTCGGAGACGTGCGTCGGTCGCCTGCGATACCTGGGCGTCATTCTCTATGATGCGGATCGCATCGAACAATCGGCGAGTGTCGAACAGGAACAGGATCTGTATGAGGCGCAGCTTAGCCTGTTTCTCGACCCCAAGGATCCGATCGTGCAGGCGCAGGCGAAACAGAATGGGATTCCAGACAATTGGTTGGAGGCTGCCAAGCGGTCCCCGGTCTATAAGATGGCGGTCGAGTGGCGTCTGGCGTTTCCTCTCCATCCCGAATATCGAACGTTGCCCATGGTGTGGTACATTCCGCCGCTCTCACCGGCCGCTGGTTCCGCCCAGACCGCATCTCCAGAGTCGGACGGGCTTCCCGATACATCCTCTCTCCGAATTCCTGTACGCTACCTCGCACATCTCCTGACGGCGGGAAAAGAGGAGCCTATCGTACGCGCGTTGGATCGGCTGCTTGCGATGCGCCGCTACATGAGAAGGAAAGACATGGGGGACGACGCAGTCGTGTCGCTGCCACAACAGGTGGGACTGAGCGAAGCCCAGATCGAGGAGATGTACCGGTACCTCGCGATCGCCGATTATAAAGACCGTTACGTCATTCCAACCAGCCATCAGGAGGCCGTGTCACACAGCTTCGATGACCAGGGCTCCTGCGGCTTCTCAGCCGACAGCCGATTTTCCGAGGGAGTGACGAGCCCGAGTGTGTTCGCCGGTAAGGAGCGGTCGAATGCACAATTCATCAGCGTCAATGAAATCCGGAGAGGACACCATAGGCCATGA
- a CDS encoding Respiratory nitrate reductase delta chain, producing the protein MRLHKIIAMLLTYPEQDWLQSFGELRATVSAETGRSRRAGRRLDRLLTYLECGRLIDLQEVYVETFDRNPAHSLYIFEHTMGESRDRGEAMARLIDEYRRSGLEVTNRELPDFLPLFLEFLSLIPTEEAQERLTRIAEVVQILRDRLADAGSPYVDAFEALLALTPGSTLAAALSAIRKRERKPTAVRIGTQ; encoded by the coding sequence ATGAGACTCCATAAGATCATCGCTATGCTCTTGACGTATCCGGAGCAGGATTGGCTGCAATCGTTCGGTGAGTTGCGGGCGACAGTGTCGGCCGAGACGGGGCGAAGCCGGCGCGCGGGGCGTCGACTCGACCGGTTGTTGACCTATCTCGAGTGCGGGCGCTTGATCGACTTGCAGGAGGTCTATGTGGAGACCTTTGATCGGAATCCGGCTCATTCTCTGTACATCTTCGAGCATACGATGGGGGAATCCCGCGACCGTGGGGAAGCGATGGCTCGTCTTATTGATGAGTACCGTCGGTCCGGCTTGGAAGTGACGAACCGGGAGTTGCCTGATTTTCTTCCGTTGTTCCTGGAGTTCCTCTCGCTGATCCCGACAGAGGAGGCACAAGAGCGGCTCACTCGTATCGCCGAGGTGGTGCAGATCCTGCGTGATCGGCTTGCAGATGCGGGCTCCCCCTATGTCGACGCCTTCGAAGCCCTTTTGGCGTTGACTCCCGGCTCGACACTGGCCGCAGCACTCTCCGCAATTCGCAAAAGGGAGCGCAAGCCGACCGCAGTCAGAATCGGAACGCAGTGA
- a CDS encoding Respiratory nitrate reductase gamma chain, with translation MAEVHEFFFQIYPYIAGSVFLLGSLLRFERGQYTWTSDSSELLRRGTLRFGSNLFHVGVLFLFLGHFIGLLMPEVFGILGIGLRGHQLVAMISGGLFGFACLIGLVLLIHRRVTEPRIRATTHTMDMIVLVWILLTLSIGLSTLYFSAHELSGGYLIPLSQWARHIITFRGGAASWVAEVPLVYQVHVVGGMTLFALIPFSRLVHIWSGFALVVYLLRPYQVVRPGLRQR, from the coding sequence ATGGCCGAGGTTCACGAATTCTTCTTTCAAATCTACCCGTACATCGCCGGCTCGGTGTTTCTCCTGGGCAGTTTGTTGCGTTTCGAGCGGGGCCAGTATACCTGGACGAGCGATTCAAGCGAGTTGCTCAGACGTGGAACGCTCCGATTCGGCAGTAACCTCTTCCACGTCGGAGTGTTGTTCCTTTTCCTGGGACATTTTATCGGCCTTCTCATGCCGGAGGTGTTTGGGATCCTGGGCATCGGTCTGCGTGGGCATCAGTTGGTGGCCATGATCAGCGGTGGACTCTTCGGATTCGCGTGCTTGATCGGACTCGTCCTGCTCATTCACCGCCGGGTGACGGAGCCTAGAATCCGCGCGACCACACACACGATGGACATGATTGTTCTTGTATGGATTCTTCTGACCCTATCCATCGGTTTGTCCACTCTGTATTTTTCTGCCCACGAATTGTCAGGAGGTTACCTGATACCCTTGTCCCAATGGGCCCGTCACATCATCACGTTTCGCGGCGGCGCCGCTTCATGGGTGGCGGAGGTGCCGCTGGTCTATCAAGTTCATGTGGTAGGAGGGATGACTCTGTTTGCGCTCATCCCGTTCAGCAGACTCGTACACATCTGGAGCGGATTTGCATTGGTGGTCTACCTCCTGCGGCCGTATCAGGTGGTGCGTCCGGGATTGCGCCAGCGGTAA
- a CDS encoding Glucose-6-phosphate isomerase produces the protein MTNPLLHLQTFEQSIWVDFIRRGMLTSGEMERLIEDCGVRGVTSNPSIFEKAIGGSRDYDDRIRALALEAKSAMDIYEDLTLNDVQRTADLFRRVYEQTEGRDGFVSLEVSPGLADDATGTVEEARRLWQMLNRPNVMIKVPGTREGITAIRQLTAEGINVNVTLLFGLSRYRDVAEAYLEGLAARMARGIPLGCVASVASFFLSRIDILVDSLLDQRRQERNDDKSHNGLLGQTAIACAKVAYEIYKEIFHGERFSALAVQGARPQRLLWASTSTKNPSDSDVKYVELLIGPDTVNTLTLETLEAYRDHGRPASRLEEQMAEARDVLDRLPKIGIDLEKVSDQLEGNGIRKFIAAFDGLTASIERKRVGALKEPLDRQMEDLPGYGPVVQDRLNALKRNRFISRCWQKEAGLWKADVHHQAVIRNSLGWLHAPEKMEDHLDALSGFAEEVRRAGFRRVVHMGMGGSSLAPLVFQRACPPGPSGLPLTVLDTTDPGTILKIEREGPLADTLFIVATKSGTTAEPLAFGDYFFATLKKIKGLQAGDNFVAITDPSTPLVKQAEERKFRRVFLNFPDIGGRYSALSYFGLVPAVLMGVNMSALLVRTLRMVHANATCVPVNEAPGIVLGAVMGELALHRRDKVTLLTSTSLRALGLWLEQLLAESTGKEGVGLLPVVGEAFGEPSVYEEDRLFVSIRAQDDRDELLDRSLAALRAAGKPVVSIQLKDPLDLGQEFFRWEMAAATAGAILGINPFDQPNVQESKDNTNRLLASVEQGRGLPEEAPTVVEGPLALYAQEVGHSASDVLRRFFQHAHVGDYVALLAYLPEQTDIEQRLQTIRGLLRDRLHVATTVGYGPRYLHSTGQFHKGGPNTGLFLHITAEEAIDAPIPDKPYTFGVLKRAQALGDLESLRKHGRRVLRVHICEDVAGGLAALFQALEATLETSTRDSTDRESAASMDA, from the coding sequence ATGACCAATCCGCTACTGCACCTTCAGACGTTTGAACAGAGCATCTGGGTGGACTTCATTCGGCGGGGCATGCTGACCTCGGGCGAAATGGAGCGGTTGATTGAGGATTGCGGTGTTCGGGGGGTCACGTCCAACCCGTCCATTTTTGAGAAAGCTATCGGAGGGAGTCGTGACTACGACGATAGAATTCGCGCTCTGGCGTTGGAGGCCAAGTCGGCCATGGACATCTATGAAGATCTGACGCTGAATGATGTGCAACGGACCGCCGACCTGTTTCGGCGCGTCTATGAGCAGACGGAGGGGCGAGATGGTTTCGTAAGCCTGGAGGTCTCGCCGGGCCTAGCTGATGATGCGACAGGAACCGTGGAAGAAGCGCGTCGTCTTTGGCAAATGCTCAATCGGCCGAATGTGATGATTAAAGTTCCGGGGACCCGTGAAGGGATCACAGCGATCCGCCAGCTCACCGCGGAGGGCATCAATGTCAACGTCACCTTGCTGTTCGGTCTGTCCCGCTATCGCGATGTCGCCGAAGCCTACCTTGAGGGGCTGGCGGCCCGTATGGCGAGAGGGATCCCGCTCGGCTGCGTGGCGTCGGTGGCGAGCTTTTTCCTCAGCAGAATCGACATCCTCGTGGATTCCCTGCTGGACCAGCGCCGGCAGGAGAGGAATGACGACAAGTCGCACAATGGCCTCCTCGGACAGACGGCCATCGCCTGCGCGAAGGTCGCGTACGAGATCTATAAGGAGATCTTCCACGGCGAGCGTTTCAGTGCGCTGGCTGTTCAAGGGGCAAGGCCGCAGCGACTGCTTTGGGCCAGTACGAGCACCAAGAATCCGAGTGACAGCGACGTGAAGTACGTGGAGCTATTGATAGGACCGGATACGGTGAACACGCTCACGCTTGAGACGTTGGAGGCCTACCGTGATCATGGCAGGCCGGCGTCTCGGTTGGAAGAACAGATGGCGGAAGCGCGTGACGTGCTCGATCGTCTTCCCAAGATCGGGATCGATCTGGAGAAGGTGAGCGACCAACTTGAAGGCAACGGGATCAGAAAATTCATCGCGGCATTTGATGGTCTCACGGCAAGTATCGAACGAAAGCGCGTGGGGGCGTTGAAGGAACCGCTGGATCGGCAGATGGAGGATCTGCCGGGATATGGCCCGGTCGTTCAGGATCGGCTGAACGCCCTGAAGCGAAATCGGTTCATCTCGCGCTGTTGGCAGAAAGAGGCGGGTTTGTGGAAAGCGGATGTGCACCATCAGGCAGTGATCCGGAACTCCTTGGGATGGCTGCACGCGCCGGAAAAAATGGAAGACCATCTCGACGCGCTCTCCGGGTTCGCCGAGGAAGTCCGCCGCGCTGGCTTTCGCCGCGTCGTTCATATGGGGATGGGAGGCAGCAGTTTGGCTCCATTGGTCTTCCAACGAGCCTGTCCCCCTGGGCCAAGCGGGCTCCCGTTGACCGTACTGGATACGACCGATCCCGGGACGATCCTGAAGATCGAACGAGAAGGACCTTTGGCCGATACCCTGTTTATTGTGGCGACGAAATCCGGGACGACGGCCGAGCCCTTGGCGTTCGGAGATTATTTCTTTGCCACATTGAAGAAGATCAAGGGTCTTCAAGCGGGAGACAATTTTGTCGCGATCACGGATCCTAGCACGCCGTTGGTCAAGCAAGCTGAAGAACGGAAGTTCAGGAGGGTCTTTCTGAACTTTCCCGATATCGGCGGTCGCTATTCCGCTCTGTCATATTTCGGCCTCGTACCCGCGGTGCTGATGGGCGTCAATATGTCTGCATTGCTGGTGCGGACCCTCAGGATGGTGCACGCCAACGCGACCTGCGTGCCGGTCAACGAAGCTCCCGGAATCGTCTTAGGCGCGGTAATGGGAGAATTGGCTCTGCACCGCCGCGACAAGGTCACGCTCCTGACCTCGACATCGCTTCGGGCGTTAGGACTCTGGCTCGAACAACTGCTGGCCGAAAGCACCGGCAAGGAAGGCGTCGGGTTGCTGCCGGTCGTGGGTGAAGCGTTCGGGGAGCCGTCCGTCTATGAAGAAGATCGGCTGTTTGTCTCTATCCGCGCGCAGGACGATCGTGATGAGTTGCTGGATCGGAGTCTCGCGGCTCTACGGGCGGCGGGGAAACCGGTCGTGAGCATTCAATTGAAAGATCCGCTCGATCTTGGACAGGAATTCTTCCGTTGGGAAATGGCCGCGGCGACCGCCGGGGCGATCCTCGGCATTAACCCATTCGATCAGCCGAATGTGCAGGAGAGCAAAGATAACACCAACCGTTTGCTTGCGAGCGTCGAGCAGGGAAGAGGATTGCCCGAAGAAGCTCCGACGGTCGTGGAAGGGCCGTTGGCGCTCTACGCCCAGGAGGTCGGGCATTCCGCGTCGGATGTGCTGCGACGATTCTTTCAGCACGCACACGTCGGGGATTATGTGGCGTTGCTGGCGTACCTCCCCGAACAGACGGACATCGAGCAACGGCTTCAGACGATCCGTGGACTGCTGCGGGATCGGTTGCATGTCGCCACGACGGTCGGTTACGGGCCTCGCTACCTTCATTCCACCGGGCAATTCCACAAAGGCGGTCCGAACACCGGCCTCTTCCTGCATATCACTGCGGAGGAGGCGATCGACGCGCCGATTCCTGACAAGCCTTACACGTTCGGCGTCCTCAAACGCGCTCAGGCGCTCGGCGATCTTGAATCGTTGCGCAAACACGGCAGACGAGTGCTGCGGGTCCATATATGTGAAGATGTCGCCGGCGGATTGGCGGCGCTGTTCCAGGCGCTTGAAGCGACCCTTGAGACTTCCACGCGTGACTCTACGGATCGGGAATCTGCAGCCTCCATGGACGCCTAA
- a CDS encoding Ferredoxin reductase — MTEHSSSQVGPDFTEGVPFADVVEGGMVTGHVGGEPALLVRQGGELFAIGAVCTHYGAPLGRGLLVNDTIRCPWHHACFNIRTGQALRPPALDDLKCWRVERRDGRALVREALPTVRPPKPMAAGLPESVVIIGGGAAGNAAAQTLRRDGYQGPVTMLSADRALPYDRPNLSKDYLAGAAQPEWIPLRSPAFYDDHRIDVRCDSRVIKLDPAQSTLTLSDGSRVTYGAVLLATGAEPIRLTVPGATLPHVGVLRTLADCDALIDRIGTAHHCVVVGASFIGLEVTASLRARGLEVHVVAPEARPMERILGPAIGDMVRTLHESHGVIFHLGATVAEIDADRVRLSTGATVAADLVVTGIGVRPKVTVAKEAGLAVDRGVLVDGFLQTNVPGIYAAGDIARWPDQRTGDHIRVEHWVVAERQGVVAARNILGQRQRFAAVPFFWSQHYETRINYVGHAEKWDRLEIEGDPTAHDCTVTYWRNTKRLAVATIGRDLESLRAEVAFEQEVAV, encoded by the coding sequence ATGACCGAACATTCATCGTCACAGGTCGGACCCGATTTCACTGAGGGCGTTCCGTTCGCGGATGTCGTTGAAGGCGGCATGGTGACAGGCCATGTCGGTGGCGAGCCGGCGCTGCTCGTGCGTCAGGGCGGCGAGCTATTTGCCATCGGCGCGGTGTGCACGCATTATGGGGCGCCGTTGGGTCGCGGGCTGCTGGTCAATGATACGATCCGGTGCCCGTGGCATCATGCCTGTTTCAATATTCGCACAGGCCAAGCTCTTCGCCCGCCCGCTCTCGATGATCTGAAATGCTGGCGTGTAGAGCGGCGTGACGGCCGCGCCCTCGTGCGCGAAGCATTACCGACAGTACGACCACCAAAACCGATGGCCGCAGGACTTCCTGAATCAGTCGTGATCATCGGAGGCGGCGCAGCCGGAAACGCCGCAGCCCAGACGTTGCGTCGGGACGGCTATCAAGGGCCTGTGACGATGTTGAGCGCTGATCGCGCATTGCCGTACGATCGGCCGAATTTGTCGAAAGATTATCTCGCCGGGGCTGCGCAGCCCGAGTGGATTCCTCTACGCTCTCCAGCGTTCTACGACGATCATCGCATCGATGTGCGATGTGATAGCCGCGTCATCAAGCTCGATCCCGCGCAAAGCACCCTCACTCTCTCAGATGGCAGTCGGGTGACCTATGGCGCAGTACTGCTCGCTACAGGCGCCGAGCCCATCCGGCTCACGGTTCCCGGCGCCACCTTGCCACACGTAGGGGTGCTCCGCACGCTGGCAGACTGCGATGCCCTAATCGACCGAATCGGGACCGCACATCACTGTGTCGTGGTTGGCGCGAGCTTCATCGGTCTCGAAGTCACGGCGTCATTACGAGCGCGTGGATTGGAGGTCCATGTCGTCGCCCCAGAGGCGCGCCCCATGGAACGCATCCTCGGCCCGGCGATCGGGGATATGGTGAGGACGCTTCATGAATCACACGGGGTTATCTTTCATCTCGGCGCCACCGTCGCGGAAATTGACGCGGATCGCGTCAGGCTATCGACAGGTGCGACAGTGGCCGCCGATCTGGTGGTGACGGGCATCGGAGTTCGCCCGAAAGTGACCGTGGCTAAGGAGGCCGGCCTCGCAGTGGATCGCGGAGTCTTAGTCGATGGGTTTCTGCAAACGAATGTCCCGGGCATCTACGCCGCCGGCGATATTGCCCGCTGGCCGGACCAGAGGACGGGGGACCACATCCGTGTGGAACATTGGGTGGTCGCGGAGCGCCAAGGTGTCGTTGCCGCGCGGAATATCCTTGGGCAACGACAACGCTTTGCAGCAGTGCCGTTCTTCTGGAGCCAACATTATGAGACACGCATCAATTATGTAGGCCATGCAGAGAAATGGGATCGCTTGGAGATCGAGGGTGATCCCACCGCGCACGACTGCACGGTCACCTATTGGCGAAACACCAAACGGCTTGCTGTCGCGACCATTGGGCGTGACCTGGAGAGTCTGCGAGCAGAGGTCGCGTTCGAGCAGGAGGTTGCTGTATGA